From Cecembia calidifontis, one genomic window encodes:
- a CDS encoding Gfo/Idh/MocA family protein, with protein sequence MKKIQDNEVRWGVIGVGNVCERKSAPAMNLVPHSKLVAVMRRDEEKVKDYAKRHGVAKWYTSAQELIEDPEVNAVYIATPPHMHLPYARLAAQFGKPVYVEKPMARNFAECQEMIAVCEKANVPLYVAYYRRALPHFLKIKKLINDGAIGEVRTVHINLKQVLRPDVVVHLENNWRVDPRIAGGGYFFDLASHQLDLLDFFFGPIIKAHGIAVNQAKAYEAEDMVAGSFLFESGVLGTGNWCFSSSKDAQIDEVVIYGSKGKITFETFGKGAFILEADLDSLQHFELELPYHIQQPLIQSIVEDLLGTGECASTGLTGARTNWVMDEMVKSFYDKKS encoded by the coding sequence ATGAAAAAAATACAGGATAATGAAGTCAGATGGGGTGTGATTGGGGTTGGAAATGTGTGTGAAAGAAAATCTGCCCCTGCGATGAACTTGGTGCCCCACAGCAAATTGGTGGCAGTCATGCGAAGGGATGAGGAAAAGGTTAAGGATTATGCCAAGAGGCATGGGGTTGCCAAATGGTATACCTCTGCACAGGAACTCATTGAAGATCCTGAGGTAAATGCCGTTTATATTGCAACTCCTCCCCACATGCATCTTCCCTATGCCAGATTGGCGGCGCAATTCGGGAAACCTGTTTATGTGGAAAAACCCATGGCTAGAAACTTTGCTGAATGTCAGGAAATGATAGCTGTTTGTGAAAAAGCAAATGTGCCACTTTATGTTGCCTATTACCGAAGGGCCTTACCTCATTTTTTAAAAATCAAGAAACTGATAAATGATGGAGCTATAGGGGAGGTGAGGACTGTTCATATCAATTTAAAACAGGTATTGAGGCCGGATGTGGTTGTTCACTTGGAAAACAACTGGAGGGTTGATCCCCGGATTGCGGGAGGGGGGTATTTTTTTGACCTGGCTTCCCATCAACTGGACCTGCTGGATTTCTTTTTCGGTCCCATTATTAAAGCGCATGGAATTGCTGTCAATCAGGCCAAAGCTTACGAAGCAGAGGACATGGTTGCAGGAAGTTTTTTATTTGAAAGCGGAGTACTTGGTACAGGGAATTGGTGCTTCAGTTCTTCTAAAGATGCCCAGATAGATGAAGTGGTTATTTATGGCAGCAAGGGCAAAATTACTTTCGAAACTTTTGGAAAAGGTGCATTTATTCTGGAGGCTGATCTGGATTCATTGCAGCATTTTGAATTGGAACTTCCTTATCATATACAGCAGCCTTTGATTCAAAGTATTGTGGAGGACTTGCTGGGTACGGGTGAATGTGCCAGTACCGGATTGACCGGGGCCAGGACCAATTGGGTGATGGATGAAATGGTGAAATCCTTCTATGATAAAAAATCATAG
- a CDS encoding hydroxymethylglutaryl-CoA lyase — translation MIKLIECPRDAMQGREVFIDTAIKAAYINQLLQVGFDTIDFGSFVSPKAIPQMRDTAEVLSLLDLHQSKSKLLAIVANERGANEALLFEEIDYLGFPLSVSETFQQRNTNRSIQKALETVEEIQNLCENKGKTLVTYLSMGFGNPYGDPYSPDLVAEFVQHLHDLEIKIISFADTIGTAEPSLIAELYQVNAQAYPQIEFGMHLHTRPQDLKPKIEAALKAGCRRFDGALKGYGGCPMAKDELVGNVATENLIRILEENGYAPNLDKNEFSEAMKLAQAVFG, via the coding sequence ATGATAAAATTGATAGAATGCCCTAGAGATGCGATGCAGGGCAGAGAAGTTTTCATTGATACGGCCATAAAAGCAGCTTATATCAATCAGTTGCTACAGGTAGGTTTTGACACCATTGATTTCGGTAGTTTTGTAAGCCCTAAAGCCATTCCCCAAATGAGGGATACCGCAGAGGTTCTTTCTTTATTGGACCTGCACCAATCCAAATCAAAGCTACTTGCCATTGTAGCCAACGAAAGGGGGGCCAATGAAGCTTTATTGTTTGAGGAAATTGATTACCTGGGCTTCCCGTTATCGGTTTCCGAAACATTCCAACAAAGAAATACCAACAGGTCCATTCAGAAAGCTCTTGAAACAGTAGAGGAAATCCAAAATCTATGTGAAAATAAAGGTAAAACCTTGGTCACCTACCTGAGTATGGGTTTTGGAAATCCTTATGGAGACCCCTACTCTCCGGATCTTGTTGCTGAATTTGTACAACACCTCCACGACCTGGAAATAAAAATCATTTCCTTTGCTGACACCATTGGTACTGCAGAGCCTTCACTTATAGCTGAACTCTATCAGGTTAATGCACAGGCTTATCCTCAAATTGAATTTGGAATGCATCTCCACACTAGGCCACAAGATTTAAAACCGAAAATTGAGGCTGCATTAAAAGCAGGCTGCAGAAGATTTGATGGAGCCCTTAAAGGTTATGGAGGATGTCCTATGGCAAAAGATGAACTGGTAGGAAACGTAGCGACTGAAAACCTGATCAGAATATTGGAAGAAAACGGATATGCCCCCAATTTGGATAAAAACGAATTTTCTGAAGCCATGAAGTTGGCCCAGGCGGTTTTTGGCTGA
- a CDS encoding PepSY-associated TM helix domain-containing protein, translating into MNRISIIANITRIHRRIHKWISIPFVVFLILIGITAILLAWKKELHLIPKTQKTRVETPSNWIPVEKILEIGSHYMRDSLHKESEIDRLDIRPDKGIVKIIFKYHFTEIQIDGYSGEIVSVAQRNSDLIEKIHDGSILDFLSRTDSENSKLIYSTLTSLALIFLGISGFYLWYNPKRIKKLKKGSG; encoded by the coding sequence ATGAACAGAATTTCCATAATAGCCAATATTACCAGGATCCACCGACGAATCCACAAATGGATCAGCATTCCATTTGTTGTTTTTCTTATCCTGATAGGAATCACTGCCATATTATTGGCTTGGAAAAAAGAACTGCATTTAATACCAAAAACACAAAAAACCAGGGTGGAAACGCCCTCAAATTGGATTCCTGTTGAAAAAATCCTGGAGATTGGCAGTCACTATATGCGGGATAGCTTACATAAAGAAAGCGAAATTGACCGCTTGGATATCCGCCCGGACAAGGGCATTGTCAAAATCATTTTTAAATACCACTTCACTGAAATCCAAATAGACGGCTATTCAGGGGAAATAGTATCTGTAGCCCAGCGGAATTCAGACCTGATTGAAAAAATTCATGACGGAAGTATCCTGGATTTTTTGAGCAGGACAGATTCCGAAAACAGCAAGTTGATCTATTCTACTTTGACCTCTTTAGCTTTGATCTTTTTAGGGATATCGGGGTTTTATTTATGGTACAATCCCAAAAGAATCAAAAAGCTCAAAAAAGGATCTGGATAA
- a CDS encoding Na/Pi cotransporter family protein, whose protein sequence is MEKEVFDFWQFFAGIGIFLWGMHQLENAIKELGGKSFRNLLQRFTDSSIKGILIGTLITAVLQSSSLVTLMVLAFLGAGVIQLKNAIGVIMGANLGTTVTAWIVATLGFKLSVADFAMPFLALGSIFSLFFSSRPQVRETGIFLVGFGLLFLGLDFMKTAIEAVADQIDLERFHQYGLWIYLLIGIVVTALIQSSSAMVVIILSSMSAGLITLLEGAVLIIGANIGTTITVAIGSLNGSADKKRLALSHFLFNLITGILVFAFVRQLVDVTMSVFSIKDPLMELVLLNTVINLIGIILFFPFISQLEKWLKTRFTSAEPEGVSLYIKNVSVQIPEAAIAALKKEIQVAFDKTINFMVNVWDGYGNNNVSIWRKILFQPKDLMAEYRAIKKLEDELTAYHIDLQEQNLTLEEAKLLTSLMLTLRTMVYAAKDLKDVMHNIEDMADEDDPIAREYYEKLKKYTFDFIGKVKKYIHEEDPQVPAPDWVGDNAKQYKKWIHDLYEIIKTTTPEFPVSTLTNVIKQVISSLDNLGSSSIYWKLKKKEVLDVE, encoded by the coding sequence ATGGAAAAAGAGGTTTTTGATTTTTGGCAATTCTTCGCTGGTATAGGCATTTTTCTTTGGGGCATGCACCAATTGGAAAATGCCATCAAAGAACTGGGAGGTAAGTCCTTCAGAAACCTACTGCAGCGGTTCACGGACTCCTCCATCAAAGGCATCCTGATCGGAACACTGATCACAGCGGTTCTTCAAAGCAGTTCTTTGGTGACCTTGATGGTTTTGGCCTTTTTGGGAGCAGGGGTAATCCAACTCAAGAATGCGATAGGAGTAATAATGGGCGCAAATTTAGGAACCACCGTAACGGCCTGGATAGTGGCTACCCTTGGATTTAAACTCAGTGTGGCAGATTTCGCCATGCCTTTTTTAGCCTTAGGCAGTATTTTTTCCCTGTTTTTTTCCAGTAGGCCCCAAGTGCGAGAGACCGGTATTTTTTTGGTGGGTTTTGGTTTGCTTTTTTTGGGCCTGGACTTTATGAAAACAGCCATAGAGGCAGTTGCAGATCAAATTGATCTGGAAAGATTCCATCAATATGGCTTATGGATCTATCTCCTCATAGGAATTGTGGTGACAGCGCTGATCCAATCTAGTTCAGCCATGGTGGTGATTATTCTAAGCTCTATGAGCGCAGGCTTGATCACCTTATTGGAAGGTGCTGTTTTGATTATTGGAGCTAATATCGGTACGACCATCACCGTAGCAATAGGCTCATTGAATGGGTCAGCTGATAAAAAGAGGCTTGCTTTGTCCCATTTTCTATTCAATTTGATTACTGGAATTTTGGTATTTGCATTTGTCCGTCAACTCGTAGATGTCACCATGTCCGTATTCTCTATCAAAGATCCCTTGATGGAACTTGTGCTCTTAAATACGGTTATCAATTTGATAGGCATCATTCTGTTTTTCCCTTTTATTTCCCAGCTGGAGAAATGGCTAAAAACCAGGTTTACTTCTGCGGAACCGGAAGGTGTTTCCCTATATATCAAAAATGTAAGCGTTCAGATTCCTGAAGCAGCCATAGCTGCACTGAAGAAAGAAATACAGGTAGCTTTTGACAAAACCATCAATTTTATGGTAAATGTCTGGGATGGATATGGCAATAATAATGTATCCATTTGGAGAAAAATATTATTCCAGCCAAAAGACCTGATGGCAGAATATCGGGCCATCAAAAAACTGGAGGATGAATTAACCGCTTATCACATTGACCTTCAGGAACAAAACCTCACTTTAGAAGAAGCAAAATTGCTAACATCACTGATGCTTACCTTGAGAACCATGGTTTATGCAGCCAAGGACCTGAAGGATGTCATGCACAACATAGAAGACATGGCAGATGAGGATGATCCTATCGCCAGGGAATACTATGAAAAGCTAAAAAAATACACCTTTGACTTCATTGGAAAAGTGAAAAAATACATTCATGAAGAAGATCCCCAAGTACCGGCACCTGACTGGGTAGGTGATAATGCCAAGCAGTATAAAAAATGGATCCATGACCTTTATGAAATCATTAAAACCACTACACCGGAATTTCCGGTTTCTACCTTGACCAATGTCATCAAACAGGTAATATCCAGTCTGGATAACCTGGGCAGTTCCAGTATTTATTGGAAACTGAAGAAAAAAGAAGTGCTTGATGTGGAATAA
- a CDS encoding universal stress protein: MKRIIVPIDFSSYADSAFLTALKIADKENSSITCVNVVNSALDWKNLSADKKKQHPDILDAEAEAKDKLKAYVMEHKLGGVPVESVVGVGVPHEIILDVANKHKADLIVLGAHGKEHSKEKFVGSNLQKVIRNADCPVLAVKKAMNGNHLRKMVFASMFNEESKPAFVKMKPFIKAFHTSVHFLFVNTPSAFVNSSEAQKRMDHYAKGLEDMVIHKHIYCHQEPEKGIIEFAESHKIGFIGIASSDRTGKSSYQIGVTDTVLYKTEIPVLSVKFE, encoded by the coding sequence ATGAAACGTATCATTGTTCCTATCGATTTCTCTTCTTATGCTGATAGCGCCTTCTTAACGGCACTTAAAATTGCTGACAAAGAGAACAGCAGTATAACCTGTGTCAATGTTGTGAATTCAGCACTGGACTGGAAAAACCTGAGTGCAGATAAAAAGAAACAACATCCCGATATCCTGGATGCAGAGGCTGAAGCCAAGGATAAATTAAAAGCTTATGTCATGGAACATAAATTGGGAGGTGTACCGGTAGAATCGGTTGTAGGGGTTGGGGTTCCTCATGAAATCATTCTTGATGTAGCCAACAAACACAAAGCTGATCTAATAGTCCTTGGAGCCCACGGCAAAGAGCATAGTAAAGAAAAATTTGTAGGCTCAAACCTTCAAAAAGTGATCAGGAATGCGGATTGCCCCGTATTGGCAGTCAAAAAAGCCATGAATGGTAACCACCTTAGAAAAATGGTTTTTGCTTCCATGTTCAATGAAGAATCCAAGCCGGCATTCGTAAAAATGAAGCCCTTTATCAAAGCCTTCCATACCTCGGTCCATTTCCTTTTTGTCAATACCCCAAGTGCCTTTGTCAATTCCAGCGAGGCACAAAAAAGGATGGACCACTATGCTAAAGGATTAGAGGATATGGTCATTCACAAGCATATTTACTGCCATCAGGAACCCGAAAAAGGTATCATTGAGTTTGCCGAAAGCCATAAAATCGGTTTTATCGGTATTGCTTCTTCTGATAGGACAGGGAAAAGTTCTTACCAGATAGGAGTGACGGATACAGTCCTTTATAAAACTGAAATCCCGGTACTAAGCGTAAAATTTGAATAA
- a CDS encoding SDR family NAD(P)-dependent oxidoreductase, with product MTLKGKYAIITGGAGGIGKATAKLFLNEGAAGILLVDLSEKNLEEAKKELADKRIHTHASNVSKPSDVKAYTDKAVALFGQLDIVFLNAGTEGVVKPLTEYSEEEFDLVMNVNVKGGWLGLKYAFPHMQKAGGAIMITSSVAGLTGTAKMVAYTTSKHAVIGTMRVAAKEGAPFNIRVNTIHPGPVENRMMRSLEDQMAPGAGEQVKKGFESMVPLGRYAVNEDIANMAAYLASDNAKYITGATFVVDGGFSA from the coding sequence ATGACTTTAAAAGGAAAATACGCCATCATCACCGGAGGAGCAGGAGGAATCGGAAAAGCAACTGCCAAGCTGTTTTTGAATGAAGGGGCTGCCGGAATACTTTTGGTAGACTTGAGCGAGAAAAACCTTGAAGAGGCAAAAAAAGAACTTGCGGACAAAAGGATACATACGCATGCATCCAATGTAAGCAAGCCTTCAGATGTTAAAGCCTACACTGATAAAGCTGTTGCATTATTCGGGCAGTTGGATATTGTCTTCCTAAATGCCGGTACTGAAGGTGTGGTAAAACCATTGACCGAATATTCTGAGGAGGAATTTGACCTGGTGATGAACGTGAACGTCAAGGGGGGTTGGCTGGGATTAAAATATGCCTTCCCTCACATGCAAAAGGCTGGTGGGGCAATTATGATCACTTCTTCGGTAGCAGGATTAACGGGAACCGCAAAAATGGTGGCTTATACGACCAGTAAACATGCGGTAATCGGAACCATGCGGGTAGCAGCCAAAGAAGGTGCCCCGTTCAATATCCGTGTCAACACCATCCATCCAGGACCAGTGGAAAATAGGATGATGCGCTCTCTGGAAGACCAAATGGCACCAGGGGCAGGTGAGCAAGTCAAAAAAGGCTTTGAAAGCATGGTCCCGTTGGGCCGGTATGCTGTCAATGAAGATATTGCGAATATGGCGGCCTATCTGGCCTCCGATAATGCAAAATATATTACCGGAGCGACTTTCGTGGTTGACGGTGGTTTTAGTGCTTAA
- a CDS encoding Crp/Fnr family transcriptional regulator, with protein sequence MELEELKVKLPNITDPNLLNALLENGTIYEFLPGKIITEPGQFIKMVPIVLEGAIKILRMDEDGKELFLYYLEPGETCALSLTCCSASKPSEIKAVAEEKTVILGIPIAKHEQWLDQFKQWKDFVAMTYQNRFQEMLIALDAVAFKRMDERLMRYIVTKMKQHKTNELHITHQEIANELGTSREVISRLLKQLEKKKWIELGRNIIYIRDDFEELISA encoded by the coding sequence ATGGAACTAGAGGAACTCAAAGTTAAACTCCCGAATATCACAGACCCCAACTTATTGAATGCACTTTTGGAAAATGGCACTATCTATGAGTTCTTACCGGGTAAAATTATTACCGAACCCGGTCAATTCATCAAAATGGTTCCGATCGTACTGGAAGGAGCAATCAAAATCCTAAGAATGGACGAAGATGGAAAAGAGTTGTTCCTTTATTACCTGGAGCCTGGGGAAACTTGTGCTTTGTCTTTGACCTGTTGTTCTGCCTCCAAACCCAGTGAAATCAAGGCTGTAGCTGAAGAAAAAACCGTCATCCTAGGTATTCCAATCGCCAAACATGAACAATGGCTGGATCAATTCAAGCAGTGGAAAGATTTTGTAGCCATGACTTACCAAAACAGGTTCCAGGAAATGCTGATAGCTTTGGATGCCGTAGCTTTCAAGAGAATGGATGAAAGGTTGATGCGCTATATAGTCACCAAGATGAAGCAGCATAAAACCAATGAACTCCATATCACCCATCAGGAAATTGCCAATGAATTGGGCACATCCAGAGAAGTGATTTCCAGACTTTTAAAGCAGTTGGAAAAGAAAAAGTGGATTGAATTAGGTAGAAATATCATTTATATCAGAGACGACTTCGAGGAGTTGATCAGTGCTTAA
- a CDS encoding IS256 family transposase, translated as MKKEDLLNDDFLKQFRTAGELNSFLQQLQKRAVEKMLEGELDAHLGYEKHQNSDNPNSRNGYSTKTIKNTFGEAEIRVPRDRDGSFEPALVPKRRSMAEGVENVIISMYAKGMSNQDIEEQIRELYDINVSSSTISRVTGAVAEDIVAWRNRPLDPVYLIVWMDGISFKVRENSKVVNKTVYIAVGLRTNGLKEILGLWLGKNESSAFWMGVLTDLKARGVEDILITATDNLNGFTDTIKASFPQSVTQICVVHQIRNACRYVAWKDRRAFTRDMKEIYTAPTKDAAWAALNDFAKKWESKYAYAIKSWRDNWDELTVFFDYPAEIRKIIYTTNLIENLNGKIRKYTKNKLSFPTDDAVMKSVFLAAREASKKWTMPIRDWGAILNSFLLIFGDRVRLLDT; from the coding sequence ATGAAAAAAGAAGATCTCCTAAATGATGACTTCCTCAAGCAGTTCAGGACTGCCGGGGAGCTTAATTCCTTCCTTCAACAGCTTCAGAAAAGAGCCGTTGAGAAAATGCTTGAAGGCGAGCTGGATGCCCATCTTGGCTATGAAAAGCATCAGAATTCCGATAATCCCAATTCAAGGAACGGCTATTCCACCAAAACAATAAAAAACACATTTGGGGAAGCTGAAATCAGAGTCCCAAGAGACAGGGACGGCAGCTTTGAGCCTGCCCTTGTGCCCAAACGCAGAAGCATGGCGGAGGGCGTTGAAAACGTGATCATTTCCATGTATGCCAAGGGAATGTCAAACCAGGACATCGAAGAACAGATCCGGGAGCTTTATGACATCAATGTTTCCTCCTCCACCATCTCAAGGGTTACCGGTGCCGTAGCGGAGGATATTGTTGCATGGAGAAACAGGCCGCTTGACCCTGTATACCTGATCGTTTGGATGGATGGTATATCCTTCAAAGTCAGGGAGAACTCCAAAGTGGTCAACAAGACCGTTTATATTGCCGTTGGCCTCAGAACTAACGGCCTTAAAGAGATCCTAGGCCTTTGGCTTGGCAAGAATGAATCTTCGGCTTTCTGGATGGGGGTACTCACCGACCTGAAAGCCAGAGGGGTTGAAGATATTCTCATAACGGCAACTGACAACCTGAACGGGTTTACTGATACGATAAAAGCTTCATTCCCCCAATCAGTCACTCAGATATGTGTCGTCCACCAGATCAGAAACGCATGTAGATATGTCGCATGGAAAGACCGCAGGGCGTTTACAAGGGATATGAAGGAAATTTATACCGCCCCTACAAAAGATGCTGCTTGGGCTGCCCTGAACGATTTTGCCAAAAAATGGGAATCCAAATACGCTTATGCCATCAAAAGCTGGAGGGACAACTGGGATGAACTCACCGTTTTCTTCGATTACCCGGCTGAAATCCGTAAAATCATCTATACCACCAACCTGATTGAAAATCTCAATGGAAAGATCAGAAAATACACCAAAAACAAGCTCTCTTTCCCGACAGATGATGCCGTAATGAAGTCTGTTTTCCTGGCTGCAAGAGAAGCATCGAAAAAATGGACTATGCCTATCAGAGACTGGGGAGCTATTCTTAACAGTTTCCTGCTTATATTTGGTGATAGGGTCAGGCTTCTTGATACCTGA
- a CDS encoding IS3 family transposase, with protein MKDRATLICSDYKGLSIRRQCEVLEVPRSSLYYKPKGENEVNLKLMGIMDRHLTDHPTEGVVSMVYLLTGLGFVVGPKRIRRLFRLMGRETLYRRKNLTKSGLREYIRPYLLRNLKIERPNQVWVTDITYIPMQKGFMFLTAVMDVYSRRILSWGISNSQDAKWCKQVIEEAIREYGKPEIVNSDQGSQYTSALWINYLEGLDIKVSMDGKGRALDNVYIERFWKSIKYDYIYLNPSEDGYDLLKGVKKYIEYYNQKVHHTTREKPGERYFGATQKAA; from the coding sequence ATGAAAGATCGGGCGACATTGATTTGTTCTGATTATAAGGGGCTGTCTATAAGGAGACAGTGTGAAGTATTGGAGGTTCCCCGAAGCAGTCTATATTACAAACCAAAAGGGGAAAACGAGGTCAATCTGAAACTTATGGGAATCATGGACAGGCATCTTACCGATCACCCTACTGAAGGCGTTGTGTCGATGGTCTATCTGTTGACAGGACTGGGCTTCGTTGTCGGCCCAAAGCGCATCAGGAGGCTTTTCAGGCTGATGGGCAGGGAAACCCTTTACAGGAGGAAGAACCTTACCAAATCCGGTTTGCGTGAATATATCAGGCCTTATCTTCTCAGGAACTTAAAGATTGAAAGACCCAACCAAGTGTGGGTAACCGATATCACCTACATTCCGATGCAGAAGGGGTTTATGTTCCTGACCGCAGTCATGGATGTTTACAGCAGAAGGATACTGTCATGGGGTATATCCAACAGTCAGGACGCCAAATGGTGTAAGCAGGTAATCGAAGAGGCCATCAGAGAATATGGTAAGCCAGAGATAGTCAATTCCGATCAGGGAAGCCAGTACACATCAGCCTTATGGATCAATTACCTTGAAGGGCTGGATATCAAAGTATCAATGGACGGAAAGGGAAGGGCTTTGGACAATGTATATATTGAAAGGTTCTGGAAGTCGATCAAGTATGATTACATCTATCTGAACCCAAGCGAGGACGGTTATGACCTGCTCAAAGGTGTCAAAAAGTATATTGAATATTACAACCAAAAGGTCCATCATACCACCAGGGAGAAGCCCGGGGAAAGGTATTTTGGGGCAACCCAAAAAGCAGCATAA
- a CDS encoding transposase: MNKQTRRKFSPEFKAKVALEAIKNQFTLAELSKKFDVSPVIISKWKGEFLDNMSAVFEKEHSKKKEEGPALEQLYAQIGELKVENDFLKKSCKKLGI, from the coding sequence ATGAACAAGCAAACAAGACGAAAGTTTTCTCCTGAGTTCAAGGCAAAAGTAGCCCTTGAAGCAATCAAGAATCAGTTTACATTGGCTGAATTGTCCAAGAAGTTCGATGTTAGCCCTGTGATTATATCCAAGTGGAAGGGTGAGTTTTTGGATAATATGTCAGCTGTATTTGAAAAGGAGCATTCAAAGAAAAAGGAAGAAGGCCCTGCCCTTGAGCAGCTCTATGCCCAGATCGGAGAGCTAAAAGTAGAGAATGACTTTTTAAAAAAAAGCTGCAAGAAACTGGGGATATGA
- a CDS encoding IS4 family transposase, which produces MTQFKHKFLSGHPIIAQLLSLIPKELLNQVVEEENSDRYYKKLKTSDHFICMFYAVLTRNSSLREVCKNIGLIITKLIPFGMKQLPARSTLSDANRKRSYRVFEQLYKGLYSYYRASLVGNWLDIGGEVDLSRVEVFDSSTVTLFKEILRGAGRNPLNGKKKGGAKIFAKMNLAEGVPNFICIRSAATNENMFLKVMDLPEHGIAVFDKGYNRYSCFEKWDSSNRYFVTRKKDNARYEVVSEFDCTHALDIIKDQIISLSYREKGVSRTVEARLVVYADPESGETLEFITNLKGLDALTIALLYKNRWVIEVLFKQIKQNFELRYFLSDSENGIKIQIWVALILNLLFTVLHKRIKEAEDFSTMVMVAAKNLCSYVSLEKFLLFPEAYFKSIFQKDIQNVQTQLFLSG; this is translated from the coding sequence GTGACACAATTTAAGCATAAATTTTTGTCTGGGCATCCTATTATCGCTCAACTCCTCTCTCTTATTCCCAAAGAGCTATTGAATCAGGTCGTTGAGGAAGAAAACTCGGATAGGTACTACAAGAAACTCAAAACAAGTGATCACTTCATCTGCATGTTTTATGCGGTGTTGACCAGAAACAGCAGTCTTAGAGAGGTCTGCAAAAACATCGGCCTGATCATAACCAAGCTTATTCCTTTTGGAATGAAGCAGCTACCTGCCAGGAGTACCCTTTCTGATGCAAACCGTAAACGCAGTTATCGTGTTTTTGAACAACTATACAAAGGGCTGTATTCATACTATAGGGCATCTTTGGTAGGAAATTGGCTCGATATCGGTGGAGAGGTCGACCTCAGCCGTGTTGAGGTTTTTGATTCCTCAACGGTCACGCTGTTCAAGGAAATCCTCAGAGGGGCCGGACGCAATCCCCTGAACGGAAAGAAAAAAGGTGGTGCCAAGATATTTGCCAAAATGAATCTGGCAGAAGGCGTTCCCAACTTCATATGTATCCGTTCTGCGGCCACAAATGAAAATATGTTTTTAAAAGTGATGGATCTGCCTGAGCACGGGATAGCTGTTTTCGACAAAGGATATAACCGCTATTCCTGCTTTGAAAAGTGGGACAGTTCAAACAGATATTTTGTGACCAGAAAAAAAGACAATGCAAGATATGAAGTGGTCAGTGAGTTTGACTGTACGCATGCCTTGGACATCATCAAGGACCAGATTATCTCACTGAGCTACAGGGAGAAGGGAGTTTCTCGGACAGTTGAAGCCAGACTGGTGGTTTATGCTGACCCTGAAAGCGGTGAAACGCTGGAGTTTATCACCAATCTTAAGGGATTGGATGCCCTAACCATAGCTCTTCTCTATAAGAACAGGTGGGTTATCGAAGTGCTTTTCAAGCAGATCAAGCAGAATTTTGAACTCAGATATTTTTTGTCGGACAGCGAGAACGGGATCAAAATCCAGATTTGGGTGGCATTGATACTCAACCTCCTGTTTACAGTTCTACATAAGCGGATAAAAGAGGCTGAAGACTTCTCGACCATGGTCATGGTAGCCGCAAAAAATCTTTGCTCCTACGTCAGTCTTGAAAAGTTCCTACTTTTTCCTGAAGCTTACTTTAAAAGTATATTTCAAAAAGACATCCAAAATGTACAAACCCAATTATTCCTTTCCGGATAG